The Amycolatopsis nigrescens CSC17Ta-90 genomic interval GAGATCCATCAGCACCACATCCGGCAGGACCGCCTTGGCGATCCGCACCGCGGCCGCCGCGTCCGGCGCGGTGGCGCGCACGTCGAACCCGTTCTCCGCCAGGTCGCGAGCCACCCCGTCGCGCCAGATCGGGTGGTCGTCCACGACCATCACCGAGATGGCCCCGGACCGGTCCGGATCAGTCATCGCGCTGCCCTTCGCTCGGTCTTCACCGTTCTTCGTGGCACCCTGGCCTCCCATTCGGTCCCCGCGCCCGGCGCGGTGTCCAGCGTGACGGTCCCGCCGAGCTCGCGCACCCTGCCCCGAATGGACTCCGCAATACCCAGATGTCCCTGAGCCGCCGCTCGTTCCAGCCGGCCGGGCGGAATACCGGGACCGTCGTCGCGCACGGACACCACCACCTCGTCGCCGAGGTCCTCCAGCAGCACCCAGGCCCGCGCCGACGGCCCGGCATGCTTGTCTACATTGGACAGTGCCTCGCGGACGAAGGCGGCCAGCTCGGCGGCCATCCCGGCCGGCAGCGGGACCTCCCCCGCCGGGGCGGCGACCTGCACCTTCGAGGTGGCCAGCAGTTGCAGCGCGGCACGCAGGTCCGAGGTGCCCTGCGCGCTGGTGCGCACCGGTTCGGTGCTGACCAGCGCCCGCAACGCGATCTCCTGCTCACCGGCCAGCGCGGCCAGTTCCGCCGCCTCACCACCGAGGTCCGCGCCGCGCCGGCGCACCCTGGCCAGCACCTGCAGCACGCTGTCGTGGATGGACCTGGCCAGCCGTTCCCGCTCGGCGGTGGCCGCCTCGGTGCGCAGTGCCCGTTCCAGCGCGGCGCCGGAGCGCCTTGCCACGGTCGCCGTCATGCCGACCAGCAGCCCGCTGGCCACCAGCAGCACCCCGTCCCTCGCCACGTCCAGGTCGACGGCGAACTGGGCGACCGCGGTGCCGACCGCGGTCAGCAGCCCGGCGAGCACCCCGCCGGTGACGCCGAACTGCGCCCCGGCGGCCAGCGGTGGCACGGACGCCCAGACCGACGTGATCAGTGGGTCGTTCACGGCGTACTGGGCGTCGGACAGGATCAGCGGGGACAGCAGCATCAGCCCGCAGGTGAGCAGCACGTCGGCCAGCACGAACCAGTTGCGGCGCAGGCGTTCGCGGGCATAGACCAGGCTGGTGCAGGCGGACCAGGCGACCATCACGCCGAGCACCGTCCAGCCGAGCCACGGCCTGGCGAACTCGTGCTGGTTCGCCAGGCCGGCGCTGACCGCGAACGCCAGCGTGATCATCCGCAGCGCGATCGTCCCCCACCACAGGGGCGTGGCCGGGTCGGGCCGCCGCACCCGCCGGCCGGACCCCGCCGCGAGGTTCACGGCCGTTCGGCGGGCGCACCGGCGGCCGGGTCGTCCTCGCTGTCGGTCTTGCTGTCGGCCTTGTCGCCGGTTTCGTCGTTGTTCGGCTGGGCGCCCTGGTCGTGCAGCACGTCGACGCCGCCGGGGTCGGGGTCCACCTCGTGCAGCAGGGACCGGATCCCGGCGTTGAGCACGGCCAGCAGCGGCACCGACAGCAGCGCACCGGCGATCCCGGCGGTGACCAGCCCGGCGGTGATCGCCAGCACCACCGCGAGCGGGTGCAGCCGCACCGCCCGGCCGAGCAGCAGGGGTTGCAGCACATGGCTTTCCAGCTGCATCACGCCGATCACGATGGCCAGCACGATCAGCGCGGTGACGAAGTTGTTGGTGACCAGCGCGACCAGCACGGCCACCCCGCCGGTGATCACCGCGCCGATGATCGGGATGAACGCGCCGAGGAACACCAGCGTGGCCAGCGGCACCACCAGCGGCACCCCGACGATCCACAGCCCGACGCCGATGCCGACCGCGTCCACCACCGCGACCGCCGCGGTTGCTCGCACGTAACTGACCAGCGAGGCGAACCCGCGCTTGCCCGCCACGTCCACCCGGTTGCGCACCCGCGCCGGCACGCCGCGCACCAGGAAGGACCAGATCTGACCGCCGCCGGCCAGGAAGAAGATCAGGATGAACAGGGTCAGCACGAACCCGGTGAGGATCTCGCCGACCGTGCCGGCCGTGGTCAGCGCGCTGCTGGTGAGCGAGGCCTGGTTGTCCTGCAGGAAGCTGATCGCCTGGTTGATGAACTGCTGGATCTGCTCCTGGCGCAGGTGCAGCGGGCCGTTGAGCAGCCAGTCCTTGATCTGGTTGAGGCTTTCGGTGAGCTGGCGCTGCAGCTCCGGCAGGCCGTTGGTGAACTGCACGACCACGAAGGTGAGCAACCCGCCGAGCACTGCCAGCCCGCCGATCAGCACGATAGCCGCGGCCAGCCCGCGCGGGAACTTCAGCTGCACCAGCTGCGCCACCGCGGGGGCGAGCAGTGCGGCCAGCAGCAGCGCCACCGACAGCGGGATGACCACCACGGACAGGTAGCCGATCAGCCAGAGGATCACGTACAGCGCCGCGATCACGGTCAGGAACCGCCAGGACAGCGCGGCCCCGATCCGGAGGCCCCTCGGTACCAGGGACGTGATGTCCGCGGACTCGGACACGAAGGGGTTTTCTGAAGGGCTTTCCGGGCCTCGGTCCTTGCGCTCGCTCACCCGGCACACAGTATCGGCACTGGCGAATCGACGGGCCGCACAACCGACTCCTGGGTAACCCGATTCGGCCAGTGTCGATCACCGGCCGTGAGATCCGGCCACACCCTGTGTTCTTCACACGATCGTGCAGTCAAGTCGCTGCCGACGTGCATTACCGGTCGCACCTTTGCTTATGTCAGGGGGCGAGCACGACCCCAGGTGCGAACGGAATACAGCTTTCCGCATTTTCCGGGGCGTGCCAAGAGCCTTGAAAGAACTTCCGAGCAGAAATGGTGGCGTGCATGACGGCGAATCAGCGGAGGACGGCTTCGGCCGGCCGCTGGTGTGCCCGTGCGCTGCTGGTTCTCGGTGGTGCGCTGGCCGGTACCGCCGCCGCCTGGTCGATCGTCACCGCGAGCGCGGTCGCCGAAACCCCAGACACCTTTCAGGTTCCGGAGCAGTCCGGCACCGCCGCGGACTCCGGCCGCACCCCGGTCACCGACGCGGTGAACGGCAGCGTCGGCGACCTCG includes:
- the macS gene encoding MacS family sensor histidine kinase, which encodes MNLAAGSGRRVRRPDPATPLWWGTIALRMITLAFAVSAGLANQHEFARPWLGWTVLGVMVAWSACTSLVYARERLRRNWFVLADVLLTCGLMLLSPLILSDAQYAVNDPLITSVWASVPPLAAGAQFGVTGGVLAGLLTAVGTAVAQFAVDLDVARDGVLLVASGLLVGMTATVARRSGAALERALRTEAATAERERLARSIHDSVLQVLARVRRRGADLGGEAAELAALAGEQEIALRALVSTEPVRTSAQGTSDLRAALQLLATSKVQVAAPAGEVPLPAGMAAELAAFVREALSNVDKHAGPSARAWVLLEDLGDEVVVSVRDDGPGIPPGRLERAAAQGHLGIAESIRGRVRELGGTVTLDTAPGAGTEWEARVPRRTVKTERRAAR
- a CDS encoding AI-2E family transporter; the encoded protein is MSERKDRGPESPSENPFVSESADITSLVPRGLRIGAALSWRFLTVIAALYVILWLIGYLSVVVIPLSVALLLAALLAPAVAQLVQLKFPRGLAAAIVLIGGLAVLGGLLTFVVVQFTNGLPELQRQLTESLNQIKDWLLNGPLHLRQEQIQQFINQAISFLQDNQASLTSSALTTAGTVGEILTGFVLTLFILIFFLAGGGQIWSFLVRGVPARVRNRVDVAGKRGFASLVSYVRATAAVAVVDAVGIGVGLWIVGVPLVVPLATLVFLGAFIPIIGAVITGGVAVLVALVTNNFVTALIVLAIVIGVMQLESHVLQPLLLGRAVRLHPLAVVLAITAGLVTAGIAGALLSVPLLAVLNAGIRSLLHEVDPDPGGVDVLHDQGAQPNNDETGDKADSKTDSEDDPAAGAPAERP